From the Aquitalea magnusonii genome, one window contains:
- a CDS encoding ABC transporter ATP-binding protein, which produces MAEVCLRDLVKVYEQQVVVRGIHLEIPDGALVVLVGPSGCGKSTTLRMIAGLESISHGQLLIDGKLANELPPQERGVAMVFQSYALYPHMTVQENLAFSLKLAGISAAERQKRIDVAVKTLELAPYLNRRPAELSGGQRQRVAMGRAIVREPRVFLFDEPLSNLDAKLRNQMRVEIKRLQHRLKVTTVYVTHDQVEAMTLADIMVVMKDGAIVQQGSPLEVFQNPANHFVASFIGTPQMNFFHGTLQQEGEHFYFASPALRIPLDRTRFGPALTHGQHVCAGLRPEDILPHWPDEAPPAAETFAATITLSEMLGNETLLFAESASGPLIARQLPPRPVADGQTLRFAIRSANLHLFDADSGISLRADRPQSQETIAP; this is translated from the coding sequence ATGGCTGAAGTCTGTCTGCGCGATCTGGTCAAGGTATACGAACAGCAAGTGGTGGTGCGTGGCATCCATCTCGAGATACCAGATGGGGCCCTCGTGGTGCTGGTCGGCCCTTCCGGCTGCGGCAAATCCACCACGCTACGCATGATTGCCGGACTGGAAAGCATCAGTCATGGCCAGTTGCTGATTGATGGCAAACTGGCCAACGAGCTGCCCCCGCAGGAACGCGGCGTGGCCATGGTGTTCCAGTCCTATGCGCTCTATCCGCACATGACGGTGCAGGAAAACCTGGCTTTTTCGCTGAAGCTGGCGGGTATTTCCGCTGCAGAGCGACAAAAGCGGATTGATGTCGCCGTCAAAACACTGGAACTGGCCCCCTACCTGAACCGCAGGCCGGCAGAACTATCCGGTGGCCAGCGCCAGCGGGTAGCCATGGGACGGGCCATCGTGCGCGAACCGCGGGTATTTCTGTTTGACGAACCGCTGTCCAATCTGGATGCCAAGCTGCGCAACCAGATGCGGGTGGAAATCAAGCGCCTGCAACACCGGCTCAAGGTCACTACCGTCTATGTCACCCATGATCAGGTAGAAGCCATGACCCTGGCCGACATCATGGTGGTGATGAAAGACGGGGCCATTGTGCAGCAAGGCAGCCCGCTGGAGGTATTCCAGAATCCGGCCAATCACTTTGTCGCCAGCTTCATCGGCACGCCGCAAATGAACTTCTTCCACGGCACGCTGCAGCAGGAGGGAGAACACTTCTACTTCGCCTCGCCGGCGCTGCGCATACCACTGGACCGGACACGCTTTGGCCCGGCATTGACGCATGGACAGCACGTCTGCGCCGGCTTGCGTCCGGAAGACATCCTGCCGCATTGGCCGGATGAAGCGCCGCCAGCGGCAGAAACCTTTGCCGCCACCATCACGCTGTCGGAAATGCTGGGCAATGAAACCCTGCTGTTTGCCGAATCCGCCAGCGGGCCGCTGATTGCCCGTCAACTGCCTCCGCGCCCGGTAGCCGATGGCCAGACCCTGCGTTTTGCCATCCGTTCCGCTAATTTGCACCTGTTCGACGCCGATAGCGGC
- a CDS encoding enolase C-terminal domain-like protein produces MAIVDIKATTVAVPLEAPLRHSAGVHWQRFVRTVVEVIDDSGLSGWGELGGGGESAEAAVKALLPYLKGHDPLQFEQLRWKIMNPTASLYNNRLQLHAAIEMACMDLAGKQLGMRACDFLGGALREQVDFAAYLFYRYEHNGRGGETMPEDMVRHALELKQRHGFRVHKLKGGHFAPDHDIAVMEALAAALPGDRLRLDPNATWSVEESLRVGRAIAHLPNDYLEDPTWGLEGMRRVRERQPIPTATNMVVVNFEQLAQCMRHSLVDVILLDTTFWGGLRQAYKAGTVLETFQHSAAIHSSGELGIQLASMLHLGAALPNLNFAADAHYHHLSDDILAGGKFSYQDGAIALPQGPGLGVEVCRDKLAQYAEHYRSVGGYAYDRDPGRPGWYGILPERRWADPSQQQVGVYHG; encoded by the coding sequence ATGGCCATTGTAGATATCAAGGCGACCACGGTTGCCGTTCCGCTGGAAGCGCCACTCAGACATTCCGCCGGCGTACACTGGCAACGCTTTGTCCGCACCGTGGTAGAAGTCATCGACGATAGCGGCTTGTCTGGCTGGGGCGAACTGGGCGGTGGCGGTGAAAGTGCCGAAGCTGCCGTCAAGGCCTTGCTGCCCTACCTGAAGGGGCATGATCCGCTGCAGTTCGAGCAATTGCGCTGGAAAATCATGAACCCCACTGCCAGCCTGTACAACAACCGTCTGCAACTGCATGCCGCCATTGAAATGGCCTGTATGGATCTGGCCGGCAAACAACTTGGCATGCGCGCCTGTGATTTTCTCGGTGGTGCGCTGCGCGAGCAGGTCGATTTTGCCGCTTACCTGTTCTACCGCTATGAACACAATGGCCGCGGCGGTGAAACCATGCCGGAAGACATGGTGCGCCATGCGTTGGAACTGAAGCAGCGCCATGGCTTCCGGGTACACAAGCTCAAGGGCGGACATTTTGCACCCGACCACGATATCGCCGTCATGGAAGCGCTGGCCGCCGCCCTGCCAGGCGACCGGCTGCGACTGGACCCGAACGCCACCTGGTCGGTGGAAGAAAGCCTGCGCGTCGGTCGCGCCATCGCCCATCTGCCGAATGATTATCTGGAAGACCCTACCTGGGGGCTGGAAGGCATGCGCCGCGTACGCGAACGCCAGCCCATTCCCACCGCCACCAATATGGTGGTGGTGAATTTTGAACAGTTGGCGCAATGCATGCGCCACAGCCTGGTGGATGTCATCTTGCTGGACACCACCTTCTGGGGCGGGCTGCGTCAGGCTTACAAGGCGGGTACCGTGCTGGAAACCTTCCAGCACTCCGCCGCCATTCATTCTTCCGGCGAACTGGGCATCCAACTGGCCTCCATGCTGCATCTGGGCGCGGCCCTGCCCAATCTCAATTTCGCCGCCGATGCCCATTACCATCACCTGAGCGACGATATTCTGGCAGGCGGCAAATTCAGCTATCAGGACGGTGCCATTGCCCTGCCACAAGGACCGGGGCTGGGGGTTGAGGTGTGCCGTGACAAGCTGGCGCAGTATGCCGAGCACTACCGCAGCGTGGGTGGCTATGCCTATGACCGCGATCCGGGCCGACCCGGCTGGTATGGCATCCTGCCGGAGCGGCGCTGGGCCGACCCTAGCCAACAGCAGGTGGGGGTATACCATGGCTGA